TCGCCGCCGCAGGGTTGCTCGGACTGGCGCCGGTCATGGCACAAGCTGCCGCCGCCGATGTGCAAACCCAACTGGCCGAAGCGCGTCAGGAAGGCTCGATCTGGACGGCCTTCGCGCTGAATCGCCATTTGAGTCCATTCAAGATCAGCGTCGATGTCGAGCAAGGCACCGCAATTCTCAAGGGCAAGGTCGAAAACCAGGTGGACAAGGATCTGGCTGCGCAAATTGCAGGTGATATTCAAGGCATCAACAAAGTCGACAATCAGCTGGAGATTGATCCGCAAGTGGCGGCCGACCCTGGCACTAAAGCCACCATGGCCCAGCGATTTGATGACGCTACGCTTACGGCCACCATCAAATCCAAACTGCTCTGGAACAGCGTAACGGAAGCTCTGAATATCGACGTGAGCGCGGCTCAAGGCGTGGTTACGCTCAAAGGCCAGGCCAAGGATGCGGATGCCAAGCAACTGGCCGGGAGCCTCGCCACGAACACCGACGGTGTGACTGAGGTTAACAACCTCATCAGTGTCAGTGCCCGTGATACCCAGGCGATCAAGGAGCAGAGCGAACTGCAGGCCAGTAGCGTCCGGGAGGAATTCAGTGACGCGTGGATTACCAGCAAGGTGAAATCCAGCCTTATATATAGCCGCACTCTTGACGGCTTGAACATCAAGGTCGAGACCAGGAATGGCGTTGTGACGCTCGACGGCGTTGTCGCTAATTACGCCGAGAAGGAGCTAGCTGTGGAGATTGCACGCAACATTCGCGGGGTTAAGGGTGTTGACGCCGACACGCTGCGCGTTACCGCGCGAAGTGCAGGCTAGAGCGTCGAACAAGCGCAAACGGCGGGTGCGACAATCGAAATTCGATGCTGATTGAATTCGTGATGCCACCCGCTGTCAGCTTATTCGTGCATTCCGCACGATGGCAAATGTTCAATCGTGCAGCTTGCGTGCAGCGCCAGGTTTTCTGCTATTCATAACTTATTGATTTTCAAGGATTTATCGGTACTTAAAAAGCTGGCACACGCCGTGCAATGTTCTTGGTAACACGGGCCGGACAGATGGCCGACAAGATTGCCAGGAGTCAGCTGAATGAACGTTCAACATCTCGCCAACAAACTGCGTATCTCCCCTATGCACGTGCAGCAGGGTTTGTTTGCCAGCTTGGCGCTGATGATCACGCTTATCGTCGTTCAGCAATTCAATCACTGGAATCAAAATCAAGAAGTGACTCAGGCTCATTATTCCCACGCTCATGCTGCGCCTTTTGCAGAGGCCAGCGCGTTGAAAGCGTCGGATGTTGCGCTGAGTCTCCAAGTTGATGACGCGGCCGCGAGTAACGACGAAGCGCCACGTCAGCAGAGCTGGGTTTTCTGATCCTCAGGGTCGAAGACGCGATCTACCCCGAGGGTCATACCGACGCCTCGACGTAGCAAGAAAATCAATAAACTGAAGGAGAGTCACCATGTTGAGTTGGGCAATCACATTTCTGATCATCGCTATCGTTGCAGCCGTCCTTGGTTTTGGTGGTATCGCAGGTACTGCGACCGGCATTGCCAAGATCCTGTTCGTAGTCTTCCTGGTCATGTTCGTGGTGTCGTTCTTCTTTGGCCGTCGCGGCCGAGGCTGAGTATGGGCTCCAAGCACTTCCATGCACTGGCACTGGCGCTCCTTGCGAGCGCCAGCGTTACAGCTTGGGCCGCTAACGACGGGCAGTCCCGGGTCAATGAGCTGTTAAGCGCTGACCCTGACTACCGCGAAACGTGGTCGAGTGTGGTCAAGAAAGAAGAGCGGTTACCCGATTGGGTTATCAACCTCTCTGGCGCCTCAGAGCAGATGAACGCTGTTACGGAAGACGGTGACAAGTATCTGGTGGGGCCGCTTTGCGAAACCAAAGAAACCTGCATCAACAAACGGCTCATCGTGGCGTTCAGCCTCGATAAATCCCACGCATACGCGATGTTGGTAGAAGTGCCTGCAGGACTCCCTGCAGACAAATCGCCTACGCGTCATGCGGACTACCGCTTCCTGGGTAAACCGGATGAGGGTATGCAAGGGCTTTTGAAAGAGCAGCTCAAAAAAGATCCGAACTGGTACTGA
The nucleotide sequence above comes from Pseudomonas lutea. Encoded proteins:
- a CDS encoding DUF1328 domain-containing protein; this encodes MLSWAITFLIIAIVAAVLGFGGIAGTATGIAKILFVVFLVMFVVSFFFGRRGRG
- a CDS encoding inhibitor of vertebrate lysozyme family protein, which codes for MGSKHFHALALALLASASVTAWAANDGQSRVNELLSADPDYRETWSSVVKKEERLPDWVINLSGASEQMNAVTEDGDKYLVGPLCETKETCINKRLIVAFSLDKSHAYAMLVEVPAGLPADKSPTRHADYRFLGKPDEGMQGLLKEQLKKDPNWY
- a CDS encoding BON domain-containing protein is translated as MPPLKKITLALAAAGLLGLAPVMAQAAAADVQTQLAEARQEGSIWTAFALNRHLSPFKISVDVEQGTAILKGKVENQVDKDLAAQIAGDIQGINKVDNQLEIDPQVAADPGTKATMAQRFDDATLTATIKSKLLWNSVTEALNIDVSAAQGVVTLKGQAKDADAKQLAGSLATNTDGVTEVNNLISVSARDTQAIKEQSELQASSVREEFSDAWITSKVKSSLIYSRTLDGLNIKVETRNGVVTLDGVVANYAEKELAVEIARNIRGVKGVDADTLRVTARSAG